TGCTTCATCTTTTATAACCCCGTTACCTTTCATAATCCCTGTACTATCAGGTGCATAAAATCTCATTAAATAAAGCATATCTATTACATCTTTCTTATCAGCAAAAAAGTATGGTGTTAAGTTTGCTTGGGCTCCTTTGCCAGAGAGTCTGAAAACAATATGTGGTGAAGAAACATATCCACCAACATTTATATCAATTACGTTTATATTGGCGTTATCTTTTAACTCAACAAGTATATTATCAACGTTTACATTTTTTTCATTGGTTAAATTTATATTTATCAATTCTAAAGAAGCATTCTCATGAACAACTATCCTATTAGAAGTTGTTCTCAATGAGCCCTCATTACTTATTGGCTTTAAGTATCTAATAACAGTTGCCTTTGAATTTGGTTTTATGTTATAAACAGATGTTTCATAAATAGGTGATTTCCATTCATAAGTTAGGATTACAGGTTCTCTTTCTTCTCCTTCTTCTGTGTTAAGATAAAAACCCGTATTGGAAAAAGCTTCAGCCATCAAAAGAAACTTTCTGTGAGCTCCTTCAAAGTCGTATTTTGCAAGTATTTCCATTCCTTCCTGATCTATACCGTTTATTCCAAGGATCTTTCCTTTAACGCTAACAGGTACAAAAGAAAGGTATTTATCTGGTTCGTATCCATTTAGTTTAGCACGTTTCCATTTTGGAAATCCCCAATTTTTATACGCTTCATACCTGTAACTTTTAAAAGTTTTTAAAGTGTCATTAGAAATATGTTCTAATGATGCTTGAAACTCATAATCCCCATAATCTTTTTTAGGGGATATTTGGGGTATTTGCCATTCAACTGCCTTTAAATCTTTATGTCTTAAATCTATCGCTTTTTCAAAAATTGTCTCCATAATTATTGTCCACTCCTTGTTCATCTAATAAACTGTTAAAAGATCAACCTATTGAGGATTCTACTTCTAAGTTTATCAATCTGTTCAATTCTATAGCGTATTCCAACGGGAGTTCTTTGGCAAAAGGCTCAACAAAACCTCTAACAACCATTGCTTTGGCTTCTCCTTCGCTTAAGCCTCTACTCATTAGATAATATATTTGTTCTTCTTTTATCCTTCCAATGCGTGCCTCGTGCCCAACATCCGCATCGTCAGTGTAGACTTCTATCAGAGGAACGGTGTCACTTTTTGAATCATTATCAAGCATCAGGGCTTGACATTGAACGGAAGCTTTGGCCC
This genomic stretch from Petrotoga sp. 9PW.55.5.1 harbors:
- a CDS encoding SufD family Fe-S cluster assembly protein — protein: METIFEKAIDLRHKDLKAVEWQIPQISPKKDYGDYEFQASLEHISNDTLKTFKSYRYEAYKNWGFPKWKRAKLNGYEPDKYLSFVPVSVKGKILGINGIDQEGMEILAKYDFEGAHRKFLLMAEAFSNTGFYLNTEEGEEREPVILTYEWKSPIYETSVYNIKPNSKATVIRYLKPISNEGSLRTTSNRIVVHENASLELININLTNEKNVNVDNILVELKDNANINVIDINVGGYVSSPHIVFRLSGKGAQANLTPYFFADKKDVIDMLYLMRFYAPDSTGIMKGNGVIKDEAKAIFRGFLDLKKGAKEANASESEYTLTLSEKAKAEAIPTLLVDENEVNAAHAASVGTIEKEKLYYLMTRGFSMEDAKKLISYGLFEPAIDRIKFFDEGISQEVKDVIFQRI